In Dolichospermum flos-aquae CCAP 1403/13F, the following proteins share a genomic window:
- a CDS encoding DUF4079 domain-containing protein translates to MAFELTPTIRFWLNFAHPVTMWVLLALSLYAAYLGLQVQRTRNAQGEEKKELIKGRYTIKHHQIGSIMLALMVAGSIGGMAVTYINNGKLFVGPHLLAGLSMTGLIAFSASLSPFMQKGANWARITHILLNFAILGLFIWQALSGVEIIQRILTKA, encoded by the coding sequence ATGGCTTTTGAACTGACTCCAACAATCAGATTCTGGTTGAACTTTGCTCACCCAGTTACTATGTGGGTATTATTAGCACTTTCCTTGTATGCCGCATATTTAGGATTACAAGTACAGCGTACCAGAAATGCTCAGGGAGAAGAAAAGAAAGAACTAATTAAAGGGCGTTACACCATCAAACACCACCAAATTGGTTCTATTATGTTAGCACTAATGGTAGCCGGTTCCATTGGTGGCATGGCTGTTACCTACATTAATAATGGTAAGTTGTTTGTTGGACCGCATCTATTAGCAGGATTAAGTATGACAGGTTTAATTGCTTTTTCTGCATCCCTATCTCCTTTCATGCAGAAAGGCGCAAATTGGGCGCGGATAACTCATATATTGTTAAATTTTGCTATTTTGGGGCTTTTCATCTGGCAAGCCCTCTCTGGTGTCGAAATTATCCAAAGAATTCTCACGAAAGCGTAG